The following proteins are co-located in the Pedobacter sp. FW305-3-2-15-E-R2A2 genome:
- the metN gene encoding methionine ABC transporter ATP-binding protein MetN — MIELRNITKKFYQKTKAITALSDVSLTVPEGKIFGVIGASGAGKSTLIRCVNLLEKPTSGEVIVDGQNLINLSSKELAKARRHIGMIFQHFNLLSSRTVFENVAFSLELDHTPKQEIQKRVSDLLSLVGLDEKHHDYPVNLSGGQKQRVAIARTLASNPKVLLCDEATSALDPATTKSILALLKDINKRLNITILLITHEMDVVKDICDEVAVISEGQLIEQGAVSEIFSHPKTALAKEFIASSLNLEIPVDYKERLVAAPAADKRPLLKLEFTGQSVDDPVLSEVARLFQIDSNVISARMDYAGGVKFGVMLIEVFGTQENSLRAIEFYKNKNIKVEVLGYV, encoded by the coding sequence ATGATTGAATTAAGAAATATAACGAAGAAGTTTTATCAGAAAACAAAAGCGATCACTGCCCTGTCGGATGTCTCCTTAACTGTACCTGAAGGCAAGATTTTCGGTGTTATTGGTGCTTCCGGAGCGGGAAAAAGTACCCTGATCCGCTGTGTAAACCTGCTCGAAAAACCGACCTCCGGCGAGGTGATCGTAGACGGACAAAACCTGATAAACCTTTCGTCAAAAGAACTGGCAAAAGCAAGAAGACACATCGGAATGATCTTCCAGCATTTCAACCTGCTCTCTTCCAGAACTGTTTTTGAGAACGTAGCCTTTTCTTTGGAACTGGACCATACGCCAAAACAGGAGATCCAAAAAAGGGTTTCAGATTTACTCTCTTTAGTTGGTCTGGATGAAAAACACCATGATTATCCCGTCAACTTATCGGGCGGTCAGAAACAACGCGTGGCCATTGCCAGAACCCTGGCCAGCAACCCCAAAGTATTGCTCTGCGATGAAGCCACAAGTGCCTTGGATCCTGCCACGACCAAATCAATTCTGGCCTTATTAAAAGACATCAATAAAAGACTAAACATCACCATTTTACTGATTACCCATGAAATGGATGTGGTAAAAGACATCTGTGATGAGGTTGCCGTCATTAGTGAAGGTCAGCTGATTGAACAGGGTGCTGTGAGTGAAATATTTTCACATCCCAAAACCGCATTGGCAAAGGAATTCATTGCTTCCTCTTTAAACCTGGAAATCCCGGTTGATTATAAAGAACGATTGGTTGCAGCACCGGCAGCAGATAAACGCCCGCTCCTGAAGCTGGAATTTACAGGTCAGTCGGTAGACGACCCTGTATTGTCGGAAGTAGCAAGACTCTTTCAGATCGACAGTAATGTGATCAGTGCAAGAATGGATTACGCCGGAGGTGTTAAATTTGGGGTAATGCTCATTGAAGTATTCGGAACACAGGAAAACAGTCTTCGGGCTATTGAATTTTATAAAAACAAAAATATTAAAGTAGAAGTCTTAGGTTATGTCTGA
- a CDS encoding GNAT family N-acetyltransferase, protein MKENFYIGAVIDHTKMQEDILKFHFDKLPVLESERLLLREQTLDDAAALFKIRSSDAVMKYIPRPKPKSIADIEALINEIQENFLKHESLGWVITLKEKPECYVGHIGYWKIDAANFRAEIGYLLDPDFWGQGIAGEALSLVTDFGFNAVGLHSICAVIDPENQASARVLLKSGYVKEAHFKQDFYYNGQFLDSEIYCKVNA, encoded by the coding sequence ATGAAAGAAAACTTCTATATTGGAGCCGTAATTGACCACACTAAAATGCAAGAGGATATCCTAAAATTTCACTTCGACAAGCTACCGGTTCTGGAATCAGAAAGACTTTTATTGCGCGAACAAACGCTGGATGATGCAGCGGCATTATTTAAAATAAGAAGTAGTGATGCCGTAATGAAATACATCCCGAGGCCTAAACCGAAATCTATAGCGGATATTGAGGCGCTGATCAATGAAATTCAGGAGAATTTTCTGAAACACGAAAGTCTGGGTTGGGTCATCACTTTAAAAGAAAAGCCGGAATGCTATGTTGGCCATATCGGATATTGGAAAATTGATGCGGCCAATTTCAGGGCAGAGATTGGCTATTTGCTGGATCCGGATTTCTGGGGACAGGGAATTGCAGGAGAAGCATTGTCTTTAGTGACTGATTTTGGGTTCAATGCTGTTGGTTTGCATTCGATTTGTGCGGTAATCGATCCCGAAAATCAGGCTTCTGCACGTGTGCTGCTCAAAAGTGGATATGTAAAAGAAGCCCATTTTAAGCAGGACTTTTATTATAATGGTCAATTTTTAGACAGTGAAATCTATTGTAAAGTAAATGCCTGA
- a CDS encoding SRPBCC family protein, with translation MPEIRLETYINADINLVFDLSRSIDLHQISTADTEEKVVGGRFFGLILMGEQVTWQARHFGLVQQLTSEITALSAPDFFVDEMRKGAFKSFKHEHIFKFNGQQTVMTDVFTYVSPCWIFGQMADHLFLKAYMKRLLFKRNLVIKAYAENGRGAELLGQ, from the coding sequence ATGCCTGAAATCCGGCTGGAAACTTATATCAACGCAGACATTAACCTGGTGTTCGACTTATCAAGGAGTATAGATCTGCACCAGATCTCGACGGCAGATACAGAAGAAAAGGTAGTAGGAGGAAGGTTTTTCGGATTAATCCTGATGGGAGAGCAGGTCACCTGGCAGGCACGTCATTTTGGTCTGGTTCAACAGCTGACCTCTGAAATAACAGCGCTCAGCGCGCCCGATTTCTTTGTGGATGAAATGCGGAAAGGTGCGTTTAAATCATTTAAACACGAACATATCTTTAAATTTAATGGGCAGCAAACAGTGATGACAGATGTTTTTACTTATGTATCACCATGCTGGATTTTTGGACAGATGGCCGATCATTTGTTTCTCAAAGCATATATGAAACGGTTGTTGTTTAAAAGAAATCTGGTGATTAAAGCTTATGCTGAAAATGGCCGGGGAGCTGAATTGCTGGGTCAGTAA
- a CDS encoding sigma factor, with translation MIQQKEFLKNINDNRGIIYKIINLYVDDAEDRKDLYQEIVFQSWKSFQNFKEESRFSTWNP, from the coding sequence ATGATACAACAAAAAGAATTCTTAAAAAATATAAATGATAACCGGGGGATCATTTATAAGATCATTAATCTGTATGTGGATGATGCGGAAGATAGAAAGGACTTATATCAGGAGATTGTTTTCCAGTCCTGGAAGTCATTTCAAAACTTCAAAGAGGAATCCCGTTTTTCTACCTGGAATCCCTGA
- a CDS encoding peptidoglycan DD-metalloendopeptidase family protein: MKLQKLFLVIIFTSFTTLVFAQTSAELKRNKEAIQREIELLQKNLNETSSSKRLTMGQIRTVNAKIRLMQNKISIINSEVKNLDNQIHENSNEVRSLKGQLGQLKKEYAGMIRFAQRNRNSYDKMMFVFGSEGFNQAYKRIKYLQQFGQYRKKQADYLQGTQKNIEYKIGVLDKNLKAKSSLLSEQEQEKVKLSKNKSEQSVMLNQISKQEKQFKQDLAARKRKQADIDRAIRNAIQKEIELARKKAEEEERLAAQKAVAEGRPVPVAKEKNNSSYLTASPEAAKLSAGFENNRGRLPWPVGQYSILERFGSHTEGRATYNNDGINILTENGASVKAVFEGKVLFVRELYGTYIVAVQHGEYFTIYQNLKTVSVAKGDKVETKQSLGVVASKEDGPVLHFEIMRGQNKLNPEAWIAK; the protein is encoded by the coding sequence ATGAAGCTTCAAAAACTATTCTTAGTCATCATATTTACCTCATTTACAACGCTTGTTTTTGCGCAAACCAGTGCAGAGTTGAAAAGGAATAAGGAAGCGATACAGCGGGAAATTGAATTGCTGCAGAAAAATCTGAATGAGACTTCCAGTAGTAAAAGGCTAACAATGGGCCAGATCCGCACGGTAAATGCAAAGATCAGGCTGATGCAGAATAAAATTTCGATCATCAATTCTGAAGTGAAAAATCTGGACAATCAGATTCATGAAAACAGCAATGAGGTACGTTCCCTGAAAGGACAGCTGGGACAGCTTAAAAAGGAATATGCAGGGATGATCCGCTTTGCACAGCGAAACAGGAATTCCTATGATAAAATGATGTTTGTGTTTGGTTCCGAAGGATTCAATCAAGCCTATAAAAGAATTAAATACCTGCAGCAATTTGGTCAATACCGAAAGAAACAGGCAGATTATCTTCAGGGTACACAAAAGAACATAGAATATAAAATCGGTGTACTGGATAAGAATTTAAAAGCGAAGAGCAGTCTGTTGTCTGAGCAGGAGCAGGAAAAGGTCAAGCTGAGTAAAAACAAATCTGAGCAATCGGTGATGTTAAACCAGATCAGTAAGCAGGAAAAGCAATTCAAACAAGACCTTGCGGCAAGGAAAAGAAAGCAGGCGGATATTGACCGCGCAATCAGGAATGCCATTCAGAAAGAGATAGAACTTGCGAGGAAAAAAGCCGAAGAAGAAGAACGGCTTGCTGCCCAAAAAGCAGTTGCGGAAGGTCGCCCTGTCCCTGTTGCCAAAGAAAAAAACAACAGCAGCTACCTGACTGCTTCACCTGAAGCAGCGAAGCTTTCTGCGGGCTTTGAAAACAACAGGGGGCGTTTGCCATGGCCTGTTGGTCAATATTCTATTCTGGAGCGTTTTGGGTCACATACCGAAGGTCGTGCCACTTATAATAACGATGGAATCAATATCCTGACCGAAAATGGCGCTTCTGTGAAAGCGGTATTTGAAGGGAAAGTGCTGTTTGTCCGTGAATTGTATGGTACTTACATCGTTGCGGTTCAACATGGAGAATATTTTACGATCTATCAAAACCTGAAAACGGTAAGTGTGGCTAAAGGCGACAAGGTCGAAACGAAACAGAGTTTAGGTGTGGTTGCTTCGAAAGAAGATGGACCGGTACTCCATTTCGAAATTATGCGTGGTCAGAACAAACTCAACCCAGAGGCCTGGATCGCAAAATAA
- a CDS encoding DUF5686 family protein — translation MRQHFNKSISILALFFTLAGTVSVYAQQTRVSGTVTDASTKETLPYVSYSITGSTLGGRTDADGKFNISLSGDYSTLKFSYVGYKPITKVIKVGTAQVLNVQLQPEAMLMNEVVITAGKKPRYRNKENPAVELIRKVIANKAKNRMEHYDFVEYQKYERMMFSLSNLSDKFRNKRMFRNYQFLFQEQDSTKIGGKNVLPVFQQEKLSNNYFKKNPEKTKTIVIADKRVNFDERFIDNQGLSTYFDRMYQDIDIYDNNISVVSNQLLSPISDGAPSFYKFFITDTIKNHNPQLVELAFTPRNNSDLLFEGKLYITLDGNYAVQNAFLTVNKNINLNFVRALEAKLDFEKNPDDRYHLSKSNLIVDFGLSKKAGSGFTGERTVTFKDYKVNNPRPDTTYRGAGQLVVVPDADKRSEQFWANNRPEPLSSGNMKVYGNLDTLQSIPSFKRTMDVVTLFFAGYKDFGPFEMGPVNTFYSFNGVEGFRLRLGGRTTPSLSKRYYFETYAAYGFKDDKWKYFLSGTYSLNNKSIYAFPQNYLRASFQRDTKIPGQELQFVQEDNFLLSFKRGENNMMLYNDFYRLDYVHEFENHFSYTLGLRKWQQTPAGSLYFSNFPDNGIIGRTNQISTSEISLGLRYAPHEKFYQGKIYRVPIIDRFPVFNFRYTAGIKGVLGGEYNYHNFMASVDKRFYLSQLGYADVTVEGAYIAGKVPFPLLAIHRANQTYAYQLNSYNLMNFMEFVSDHYASVNIDQNFNGFFFNKIPLLKKLKLREVASFKVLYGGLRRENDPALNSGIMQFVRNENGVPVTNSLNRDPYMEGSVGVGNIFKVLRVDAVKRFSYLNNPEVSGWGIRARVKFDF, via the coding sequence ATGAGACAACACTTTAACAAGTCGATCAGCATCCTTGCATTATTCTTCACACTGGCCGGTACGGTTAGTGTTTATGCACAGCAAACCAGGGTTAGCGGTACGGTGACCGATGCAAGTACTAAAGAAACCCTGCCTTACGTCTCCTATTCGATTACGGGAAGTACCCTTGGGGGAAGAACCGATGCGGATGGGAAATTCAATATCAGCCTTAGCGGAGATTATAGTACCTTGAAATTCAGCTATGTAGGGTATAAGCCGATAACTAAGGTCATCAAAGTGGGGACGGCTCAGGTACTGAATGTACAGTTGCAGCCGGAAGCAATGCTGATGAATGAAGTGGTGATTACCGCTGGAAAAAAGCCCCGTTACCGGAATAAAGAAAACCCGGCAGTAGAGCTGATCAGGAAAGTGATTGCCAATAAGGCAAAAAACAGAATGGAGCATTACGACTTTGTGGAATATCAGAAATACGAACGGATGATGTTCTCTTTGAGCAACCTTTCTGATAAGTTTCGAAACAAACGCATGTTCCGCAATTACCAGTTCCTGTTTCAGGAACAGGATTCTACAAAAATAGGGGGAAAGAATGTGCTTCCTGTATTTCAACAGGAAAAACTGAGCAACAACTACTTTAAAAAGAACCCTGAAAAGACCAAAACAATCGTTATTGCCGATAAAAGAGTGAATTTTGATGAGCGTTTTATTGACAATCAGGGCCTAAGCACTTATTTCGATAGGATGTATCAGGATATTGATATCTATGATAACAATATATCTGTGGTGAGCAACCAGTTGCTCAGTCCTATTTCAGACGGCGCGCCCAGCTTCTATAAATTCTTCATTACGGATACCATTAAAAACCACAATCCACAGCTGGTAGAACTTGCTTTTACGCCGAGGAATAACAGCGATCTCCTGTTTGAGGGGAAGCTTTACATTACCTTGGATGGAAACTATGCGGTTCAGAATGCCTTTCTTACGGTAAATAAGAACATTAACCTGAATTTTGTCCGCGCATTGGAGGCTAAACTGGATTTTGAGAAAAATCCTGACGACCGTTATCACCTGAGTAAAAGCAACCTGATTGTTGATTTCGGCCTGAGTAAGAAAGCCGGAAGTGGGTTTACGGGAGAAAGAACAGTTACCTTTAAAGATTATAAGGTCAATAACCCGCGTCCGGACACGACGTATAGAGGAGCCGGACAATTGGTGGTCGTCCCTGATGCAGACAAGCGGTCTGAGCAGTTCTGGGCAAATAACCGCCCTGAACCCCTGAGTTCAGGCAATATGAAAGTATATGGCAACCTCGATACACTTCAGTCTATTCCTTCTTTTAAAAGGACAATGGATGTCGTCACCTTATTCTTTGCGGGTTATAAAGATTTTGGTCCCTTTGAAATGGGACCTGTCAATACTTTTTACAGTTTCAATGGGGTAGAAGGCTTTCGCCTTCGCCTGGGAGGAAGGACGACGCCTTCATTAAGCAAGCGTTATTATTTTGAAACCTATGCTGCTTATGGATTTAAGGACGATAAATGGAAATATTTCTTAAGTGGAACTTATTCTCTGAACAACAAATCGATCTATGCTTTTCCGCAAAATTACCTCAGGGCAAGCTTTCAAAGAGATACCAAGATTCCAGGGCAGGAGTTGCAGTTTGTACAGGAGGATAATTTCCTGCTTTCCTTCAAAAGAGGAGAGAACAACATGATGCTTTATAATGATTTCTACAGGCTCGATTATGTACATGAGTTTGAAAATCATTTTTCTTATACACTGGGACTGAGGAAATGGCAGCAGACGCCTGCAGGATCCTTGTATTTCAGTAATTTCCCTGACAATGGCATCATTGGCCGGACCAATCAGATCAGTACTTCTGAGATCAGCTTAGGCTTGCGTTATGCACCACATGAGAAGTTTTATCAGGGGAAAATTTATAGGGTACCAATTATAGATCGCTTTCCGGTCTTTAATTTTCGCTATACCGCTGGCATAAAAGGCGTATTGGGAGGGGAATACAATTATCACAATTTCATGGCAAGTGTGGACAAGCGTTTTTACCTTTCACAACTTGGTTATGCAGATGTAACGGTAGAAGGTGCTTACATCGCAGGGAAAGTTCCTTTTCCGCTGTTGGCGATCCACCGTGCAAACCAGACCTATGCCTACCAGCTTAATTCTTACAACCTGATGAACTTCATGGAATTTGTAAGTGATCATTACGCAAGTGTCAATATCGATCAGAACTTTAATGGATTCTTTTTTAATAAAATCCCTTTACTTAAAAAGCTGAAATTGAGAGAGGTGGCCTCGTTTAAAGTATTGTATGGTGGTTTACGTCGCGAAAATGATCCGGCATTAAACAGTGGGATCATGCAATTTGTCCGTAATGAAAACGGAGTGCCGGTTACCAATTCTCTGAATAGAGATCCTTATATGGAAGGTAGTGTTGGGGTAGGAAACATCTTTAAAGTGCTCAGGGTAGATGCGGTGAAAAGATTCAGTTACCTGAATAATCCTGAAGTATCGGGCTGGGGCATTCGGGCAAGGGTTAAATTTGATTTTTAA